aaaaatgatatcaaaaaattaactagaaatattgttttttaaataattctttgcAAATAGTTTAATAATTTGAATAAGACTTACCTATGTGGACATTCCGGTGGTGCTATCATCAACATGGATGTAGGCAACGTGAGGGCAGGGTTTTTCGAAACCTCCATCCACGTAACTGCAAAATTTCCACTTTCTTTTCTAGAAAATTCTATAATGAAGCTTCTAGAGTTTTTGTTTTGTGTCTTTTTATAACTATACAAAATCCAACCTTCTGAAAACATTTCGACGACATCTTCGCTTCCATCAAAATATGGACATATTACATGGACGATGTCAGTTCTACCGGCAGGATATATCAGTATTCTGTTTTTGCTAGGGCACAGCCTTAAATCTCTCTTTTTTGagccttttatttttaaatagataaAATTTCCTTCGTCTTCCGGCTCTATCAGCCACGGCTGTTGAAGACAATATCTTATACTTTGGTTTTTAAAACTAATACTTTCTGGTTTATCTAAACTATGTTCACTATTGCGAATCGTTATTTCTCCGCTGGAACCTCTCAATCGCCTATTATTCCATGGATTGAGACAATTGTTGTCATTTGGAATAAACTCAAAATTTGCATCGAAGAAATAATTATTGTAGTCCTCTGTAATtctcatttttttaataacaaatttaataacgaCTTTACTGGATGTTTTGGTAATTACAGTGAACGGTTCCGAGATATTGTGACAAATACAATCTCTGTACAATTCGATATCCTTCCACGGAAATTCGGATATTTGAATAAAGGCAACGCCGTTGTCAGATTTTTGAGACTTACACTCCCATCTGTTAGCGTCCTGGTCATAAAATGAGTGACACGTTTTTGAGCCAAATTGAGCTTTGTTAAAAGTTATTTTGAGTCTTTGTTGATCGTTTGATTCGAACTGATATGTACACGTTAGATCTTCTTTACCTCCCCTTCCGAATAGAAAAGTAATTTTCGGAGAGTAAAATCGACCGTTCGGGGTTCTAAAAAGTCTATCACAGGGATTCTTAGTCATTTGTATACCTTCTTGGGACAAATCAACAAATTCGTATCGTAAAACAAAATTCACTGGGTATAAAACGCTTCCATATTTAATAGAATGCGATATTGTCAAGTCTGAGTTTGTGCTAACGTAACTTTCTGTGAGACCACATGGCCTTGTAATTCTTGATGAGTTTTTGAGCAACGTGTGATCACACAACCTTGGTTTATCGTCTTTGCAAAATTGGCCCATAAGTGGGACAGTATTTTGACTTTTTATATCACCATCCCAAATTTGCAGTTCAACATTACAATCTCCTGTATTAAAGTCGGTAAGTCGCTCATTAATTACATGATACTTTATGAAGGAAATCCATATAATATCTCTGGATTGTCCTCTGAAGTGGTAATGACATGTAGTGTTGGGAGGTAATGAATGTAAAGGGTTCTTTAAGTATCCCGATGGATTGTCAAATGACGTGACAACAAATTCACACTTCTTGCCATGTTCGATATAAGTTGGAGATTCTTTGTTCACATAAAGTATCTGAAAACAACAAAAGTTTATTAAACTAACTAAAAATGTAgctcttttattaaattgtactCGAACAATCTTAAAACTAGCAAAGTACTGACAAAACCAGACATATCATAAAAAATTTTAACTGTGGGGGCAGAATGTCGTCAAGTAATATAGCACCACTTTTAGTACTTTTAGTTTGTAAAGGCTAGAGTGCACATCTTTAGTTTTTTTAACCCTAAAATCACAAGATAAGGTTGATAAAgaattattggttttatttttggATATCCAGAATAATGCTCTTCACACAACGTCTGGGACATACAGAGATAATAGCTTACAATGGGAGCTGTTTCCACGTCAACGAAGACTTCTAATGAGCGAAtttacatatgttaattcataaattgtaataattattaaggtctaaattttaatattattttgaattcctgcaatataaagcaagaattgtaaccaaattaaaagataactgagCACTAGCAGAGGcagtaaaacattttaacataaacaGCACctcagtttttctattaatacaAAATGGAGGGAAGAAGAAACTCTCTAAAGAAATCGAGGGTCTGAAAGATCAAAACTATACTAagtttaggtatgtaaaaataaatttaatat
The genomic region above belongs to Diabrotica undecimpunctata isolate CICGRU chromosome 8, icDiaUnde3, whole genome shotgun sequence and contains:
- the LOC140448105 gene encoding uncharacterized protein, whose amino-acid sequence is MLTVVLVIASLLASSSCTNPSCKKTQYPCEDGDCIDVSKFCNGIKDCKDGSDEKVNCSPCNMTYYGYVGITYEIEIKRPSETQIPFVCFLNFTAGGGALGELVQLSFESFSVGTFESFMSGGCPDGAVSIRESNRPSSGGEWCGSAWGYSVYYSETPSINLTLSIKTISQQQNSGNKFEFKLSYKFLKLSDARIRYGNSTQRSYRGKLSAGTYCDRLLEGCSRRSCRIQSPNYPGIYPRNVSCQYRVRERNVPPGKHALIAVRQANFHYKEHVAKFDGGDRGIRTWDQCNMMQDYLEILDGWGQTATTLAHLCSGETIPEIVSSGPELLVKFHTSPFGNPFHPLPISYLPGFELEVEILYVNKESPTYIEHGKKCEFVVTSFDNPSGYLKNPLHSLPPNTTCHYHFRGQSRDIIWISFIKYHVINERLTDFNTGDCNVELQIWDGDIKSQNTVPLMGQFCKDDKPRLCDHTLLKNSSRITRPCGLTESYVSTNSDLTISHSIKYGSVLYPVNFVLRYEFVDLSQEGIQMTKNPCDRLFRTPNGRFYSPKITFLFGRGGKEDLTCTYQFESNDQQRLKITFNKAQFGSKTCHSFYDQDANRWECKSQKSDNGVAFIQISEFPWKDIELYRDCICHNISEPFTVITKTSSKVVIKFVIKKMRITEDYNNYFFDANFEFIPNDNNCLNPWNNRRLRGSSGEITIRNSEHSLDKPESISFKNQSIRYCLQQPWLIEPEDEGNFIYLKIKGSKKRDLRLCPSKNRILIYPAGRTDIVHVICPYFDGSEDVVEMFSEGWILYSYKKTQNKNSRSFIIEFSRKESGNFAVTWMEVSKNPALTLPTSMLMIAPPECPHSCPELGACISSDLWCDGLRHCPSGNDEQESNCSIRGGFPTAYLNSAALSALAITALLLVVIAAFYAFRHWRQEQKNVMVSVTEHTFLEFKSGFC